One genomic region from Streptomyces sp. NBC_00582 encodes:
- a CDS encoding acetyl/propionyl/methylcrotonyl-CoA carboxylase subunit alpha gives MRKVLIANRGEIAVRVARACRDAGIASVAVYADPDRDALHVRAADEAFALGGDTPATSYLDIDKVLNAARESGADAVHPGYGFLSENADFAQAVLDAGLIWIGPPPQAIRDLGDKVAARHIAQRAGAPLVAGTPDPVSGSDEVVAFAREHGLPIAIKAAFGGGGRGLKVARTLEEVPELYESAVREAVAAFGRGECFVERYLDKPRHVETQCLADSHGNVVVVSTRDCSLQRRHQKLVEEAPAPFLSDEQVAELYSSSKAILKEAGYVGAGTVEFLVGLDGTISFLEVNTRLQVEHPVTEEVSGIDLVREMFRIADGEALGYDDPPLRGHSFEFRINGEDPGRGFLPAPGTVTVFAPPTGPGVRLDAGVESGSVIGPAWDSLLAKLIVTGATREQALQRAARALEEFQVEGMATAIPFHRAVVTDPAFAPELTGSEEPFTVHTRWIETEFVNDIKPFASPADAEAEEDDKDRETIVVEVGGKRLEVSLPASLGMTLARTGLAAGAKPKRRAAKKSGPVASGDTLASPMQGTIVKVAVEEGQEVKEGDLVVVLEAMKMEQPLNAHRSGTIKGLAAEVGASITSGAPICEIKD, from the coding sequence GTGCGCAAGGTGCTCATCGCCAACCGTGGCGAAATCGCAGTCCGCGTGGCCCGGGCGTGCCGGGATGCCGGTATCGCCAGTGTGGCCGTGTACGCAGACCCGGACCGGGACGCTCTGCACGTGCGTGCCGCGGACGAGGCGTTCGCCCTGGGCGGTGACACTCCGGCGACCAGCTACCTGGACATCGACAAGGTGCTCAACGCGGCCCGGGAGTCGGGTGCGGACGCCGTCCATCCGGGCTACGGCTTCCTCTCGGAGAACGCCGACTTCGCCCAGGCGGTCCTGGACGCGGGTCTGATCTGGATCGGGCCGCCGCCGCAGGCCATCCGCGACCTCGGTGACAAGGTCGCCGCCCGTCACATCGCGCAGCGCGCCGGCGCCCCGCTGGTGGCCGGCACGCCGGACCCGGTGAGCGGCTCCGACGAGGTCGTCGCCTTCGCCCGCGAGCACGGCCTGCCGATCGCCATCAAGGCCGCCTTCGGTGGCGGTGGCCGTGGTCTGAAGGTCGCCCGGACCCTGGAAGAGGTCCCCGAGCTGTACGAGTCGGCGGTCCGTGAGGCCGTCGCCGCGTTCGGCCGTGGCGAGTGCTTCGTGGAGCGCTACCTCGACAAGCCGCGTCACGTGGAGACGCAGTGCCTGGCCGACAGCCACGGCAACGTCGTCGTCGTGTCGACGCGTGACTGCTCGCTCCAGCGCCGCCACCAGAAGCTGGTCGAGGAGGCCCCGGCGCCCTTCCTCTCGGACGAGCAGGTCGCCGAGCTGTACTCCTCCTCCAAGGCGATCCTGAAGGAGGCCGGCTACGTCGGCGCCGGCACGGTGGAGTTCCTCGTCGGCCTCGACGGCACGATCTCCTTCCTGGAGGTCAACACCCGTCTGCAGGTCGAGCACCCGGTGACCGAGGAGGTCTCCGGTATCGACCTGGTGCGCGAGATGTTCCGCATCGCCGACGGCGAGGCGCTCGGCTACGACGACCCGCCGCTGCGCGGGCACTCCTTCGAGTTCCGCATCAACGGCGAGGACCCGGGCCGGGGCTTCCTGCCCGCGCCCGGCACGGTCACCGTCTTCGCCCCGCCCACCGGCCCGGGCGTGCGCCTGGACGCGGGCGTGGAGTCCGGCAGTGTGATCGGCCCGGCCTGGGACTCCCTGCTGGCCAAGCTGATCGTCACCGGCGCCACCCGTGAGCAGGCCCTGCAGCGCGCCGCCCGCGCGCTGGAGGAGTTCCAGGTCGAGGGCATGGCCACGGCCATCCCGTTCCACCGCGCGGTCGTCACCGACCCGGCGTTCGCCCCCGAACTCACCGGTTCCGAGGAGCCGTTCACGGTCCACACCCGCTGGATCGAGACCGAGTTCGTCAACGACATCAAGCCCTTCGCCTCCCCGGCCGACGCCGAGGCGGAGGAGGACGACAAGGACCGCGAGACGATCGTCGTCGAGGTCGGCGGCAAACGTCTGGAGGTCTCCCTCCCGGCGTCGCTCGGTATGACCCTGGCCCGCACCGGCCTCGCCGCCGGCGCCAAGCCCAAGCGCCGCGCCGCCAAGAAGTCCGGCCCGGTCGCCTCCGGCGACACCCTGGCCTCCCCGATGCAGGGCACGATCGTCAAGGTCGCGGTCGAGGAGGGCCAGGAGGTCAAGGAGGGCGACCTGGTCGTCGTCCTGGAGGCCATGAAGATGGAGCAGCCCCTCAACGCCCACCGCTCAGGCACCATCAAGGGCCTCGCGGCAGAGGTCGGCGCCTCCATCACCTCGGGCGCCCCGATCTGCGAGATCAAGGACTGA
- a CDS encoding DeoR/GlpR family DNA-binding transcription regulator: MFAAERRQLILEMVRANGAVSLRELARVVQTSEVTVRRDVRALEAEGLLDRRHGGAVLPGGFTRESGFPQKSHLATAEKTAIADLAAGFVEEGEAIVVGAGTTTQELARRLARVPGLTVVTNSLLVAQALAHANRVEVVMTGGTLRGSNYALVGSGAEQSLQGLRVSRAFLSGSGLTAERGLSTSNMLSASVDRALVQAAAEVVVLADHTKLGTDTMFQTVPTDLITRLVTDEPPAHDDRAATELQALADQGVQIAVAGASGNPGGEAVPARPQPQRRDVPLPAPRRGPGAAAGLRGATAVLGDAPGGERARVADLRRR; the protein is encoded by the coding sequence GTGTTCGCTGCAGAACGTCGCCAATTGATCCTCGAAATGGTGCGAGCGAACGGAGCCGTGTCGCTCCGTGAGCTCGCCCGCGTCGTCCAGACCTCCGAAGTGACCGTACGGCGGGACGTGCGCGCACTGGAGGCAGAAGGACTCCTCGACCGCCGACACGGCGGTGCGGTATTGCCGGGCGGATTCACGCGGGAGTCCGGCTTTCCGCAGAAATCCCATCTCGCGACCGCCGAAAAGACCGCCATCGCGGACCTCGCCGCGGGCTTCGTCGAAGAGGGCGAGGCCATCGTCGTCGGAGCCGGTACGACCACCCAGGAACTCGCCCGCCGACTGGCGCGGGTCCCCGGACTCACGGTCGTCACCAACTCCCTGCTGGTGGCCCAGGCCCTGGCCCACGCCAACCGGGTCGAGGTCGTCATGACCGGGGGCACCCTGCGCGGTTCCAACTACGCCCTCGTCGGCAGCGGGGCCGAACAGTCCCTGCAAGGGCTGCGCGTCTCCCGGGCCTTCCTCTCCGGGAGCGGACTGACCGCCGAACGCGGACTGTCCACGTCCAACATGCTCTCGGCGTCCGTCGACCGGGCACTCGTCCAGGCCGCCGCCGAGGTCGTCGTCCTCGCCGACCACACCAAGCTGGGCACCGACACCATGTTCCAGACCGTGCCCACGGACCTCATCACCCGCCTGGTGACCGACGAGCCGCCCGCGCACGACGACCGCGCCGCCACCGAGCTCCAGGCCCTCGCGGACCAGGGGGTGCAGATCGCCGTGGCCGGGGCGTCCGGGAACCCGGGGGGTGAGGCTGTCCCGGCGCGACCGCAGCCGCAGCGCCGGGACGTGCCGCTTCCCGCTCCGCGGCGGGGGCCGGGGGCTGCGGCGGGGCTGCGGGGGGCCACCGCGGTCCTCGGTGACGCGCCTGGTGGTGAGCGGGCTCGGGTGGCGGATCTTCGTCGCCGCTAG
- a CDS encoding NAD(P)H-quinone dehydrogenase — MEYVTRIVIIGGGPGGYEAALVAAQLGAEVTVVDSDGLGGASVLTDCVPSKTLIATAEVMTTFDSSYEELGIIVADDTPPLEQAARVVGVDLGKVNRRVKRLALAQSHDITASVTRAGARVMRGKGRLQGMQALDGSRKVVVTTADGTEETLTADAVLIATGGHPRELPDAQPDGERILNWTQVYDLGELPEELIVVGSGVTGAEFAGAYQALGSKVTLVSSRDRVLPGEDPDAAAVLEDVFRRRGMNVMARSRAESAKRVGDRVEVTLSDGRVIAGSHCLMAVGAIPNSEGLGLEEAGVKVRESGHIWTDKVSRTTAPGVYAAGDVTGVFALASVAAMQGRIAMYHFLGDAVAPLNLKTVSSNVFTDPEIATVGYSQADVDGGKIDARVVKLPLLRNPRAKMQGIRDGFVKIFCRPGTGIVVGGVVVAPRASELIHPISIAVDNNLTVEQIANAFTVYPSLSGSIAEVARQLHTRKAAGEA; from the coding sequence TCGGATCGTGATCATCGGTGGCGGACCCGGCGGCTATGAGGCGGCGCTGGTGGCCGCGCAGCTCGGTGCGGAGGTGACCGTCGTCGACAGCGACGGTCTGGGCGGGGCGTCGGTGCTGACCGACTGCGTGCCGTCGAAGACCCTGATCGCTACGGCCGAGGTCATGACGACCTTCGACTCGTCGTACGAGGAACTCGGCATCATCGTCGCCGACGACACCCCGCCGCTGGAGCAGGCGGCCCGGGTGGTCGGGGTGGACCTGGGCAAGGTCAACCGGCGGGTGAAGCGGCTGGCGCTCGCCCAGTCGCACGACATCACCGCCTCCGTCACCCGGGCCGGCGCCCGGGTGATGCGCGGCAAGGGCCGGCTCCAGGGCATGCAGGCCCTCGACGGCTCCCGCAAGGTCGTCGTCACCACCGCCGACGGCACCGAGGAGACCCTCACCGCCGACGCCGTGCTGATCGCCACCGGCGGTCACCCGCGCGAGCTGCCCGACGCCCAGCCCGACGGCGAGCGCATCCTGAACTGGACCCAGGTCTACGACCTCGGCGAGCTGCCCGAGGAGCTCATCGTGGTCGGCTCCGGTGTCACCGGCGCCGAGTTCGCCGGCGCCTACCAGGCCCTCGGCTCCAAGGTCACCCTCGTCTCCTCCCGCGACAGGGTGCTGCCCGGCGAGGACCCGGACGCCGCCGCAGTCCTGGAGGACGTCTTCCGGCGCCGCGGGATGAACGTGATGGCCCGCTCGCGCGCCGAGTCCGCGAAGCGGGTCGGCGACCGGGTCGAGGTCACCCTCTCCGACGGCCGTGTCATCGCCGGCTCGCACTGTCTGATGGCCGTCGGCGCGATCCCCAACAGCGAGGGGCTCGGCCTGGAGGAGGCGGGCGTCAAGGTCCGCGAGTCCGGCCACATCTGGACCGACAAGGTCAGCCGCACCACCGCGCCCGGCGTGTACGCCGCCGGTGATGTGACCGGCGTGTTCGCGCTCGCGTCCGTCGCCGCCATGCAGGGACGTATCGCCATGTACCACTTCCTCGGCGACGCGGTGGCCCCGCTCAACCTCAAGACGGTCTCGTCGAACGTCTTCACCGACCCCGAGATCGCCACCGTCGGCTACAGCCAGGCCGACGTCGACGGCGGGAAGATCGACGCCCGGGTCGTCAAGCTGCCGCTGCTGCGCAACCCGCGTGCCAAGATGCAGGGCATCCGCGACGGCTTCGTCAAGATCTTCTGCCGTCCGGGCACCGGGATCGTCGTCGGCGGTGTGGTCGTCGCGCCGCGCGCCTCGGAACTGATCCACCCCATCTCGATCGCCGTCGACAACAATCTGACGGTCGAACAGATCGCGAACGCGTTCACCGTGTACCCGTCTCTTTCGGGCTCGATCGCCGAGGTGGCCCGGCAGTTGCACACGCGCAAGGCGGCGGGCGAGGCCTGA